The following proteins are encoded in a genomic region of Candidatus Methylospira mobilis:
- a CDS encoding tRNA (cytidine(34)-2'-O)-methyltransferase, with protein MFDIILYEPEIPPNTGNIIRLAANMGAGLHLIQPLAFELDDKKLRRAGLDYREWARVRVHAGLDACLQTLEAVQLFALTTKAARCYSDASFVSGAAFLFGPESRGLPGRVLEAMPESSRLRVPMVAESRSLNLSNTVAVVLYEAWRQNGFAGGV; from the coding sequence GTGTTCGACATAATTCTGTACGAGCCGGAGATACCTCCGAATACCGGAAATATCATCCGGCTCGCCGCCAATATGGGGGCCGGACTTCATCTGATTCAGCCGCTCGCCTTCGAGCTTGATGACAAGAAGTTAAGGCGGGCAGGGCTGGATTATAGAGAGTGGGCGAGAGTCCGGGTGCATGCCGGTCTGGATGCCTGTCTGCAGACGCTGGAAGCTGTCCAGTTGTTTGCATTGACCACCAAGGCTGCAAGATGTTATTCCGACGCGTCGTTTGTATCGGGAGCGGCGTTTTTATTCGGTCCGGAATCGAGAGGCTTGCCCGGCAGGGTATTGGAGGCTATGCCTGAGTCCTCGCGATTACGGGTTCCAATGGTTGCTGAAAGCCGTAGCCTGAATCTTTCCAATACGGTTGCAGTAGTGCTTTACGAAGCCTGGAGACAGAATGGGTTTGCAGGCGGGGTTTAA
- the glnL gene encoding nitrogen regulation protein NR(II) has product MSHQHRVFFLRRILDNLTDAVLLFDASLSLVYINTPGEVLFAVSARQILGLKAQQVFLFSNQGIESDLLRAMESGVTLTRRNILLSLPVHSVTVNASMTPVLDDTAPSLLVQLQQVDRHLRISMEEQLVAQQNASKMLLRGLAHEIKNPLGGLRGAAQLLDGELIDAELREYTRIIIDESDRLQSLVDRMLASNKPALKSLLNIHKVLERVRQLVQVEVASTVKLIRDYDPSIPLVYGDSDQLIQAILNVVRNAAQAVMSHGEIIIRTRVCRQVTLNNKRHPLAAKIDVIDNGPGVKPELLNQIFYPMVTGRAEGTGLGLSIAQTLISQHGGLIECASNPGHTIFSVFLPVETQHE; this is encoded by the coding sequence ATGAGCCATCAACATCGTGTTTTTTTCCTGCGACGCATACTGGACAACCTGACGGATGCCGTTTTGTTGTTTGATGCCTCGCTGTCGCTTGTGTATATCAATACGCCTGGCGAAGTGCTGTTTGCCGTCAGCGCCAGACAGATTCTCGGACTCAAGGCGCAGCAGGTATTTTTGTTTAGCAATCAGGGAATAGAGAGCGACCTGCTGCGAGCGATGGAAAGCGGCGTTACATTGACGCGCCGCAATATTCTGCTGTCCCTGCCGGTGCATTCGGTCACGGTAAATGCCAGTATGACGCCGGTATTGGACGATACTGCACCGTCCCTTTTGGTGCAATTGCAGCAGGTGGACCGGCATCTGCGTATTTCAATGGAAGAGCAGCTTGTCGCGCAGCAGAACGCCTCGAAAATGCTGTTGCGTGGGCTGGCGCATGAAATAAAAAACCCGCTTGGCGGTTTACGCGGTGCCGCGCAGTTGCTGGACGGCGAATTGATTGATGCGGAGTTGCGAGAGTATACGCGCATTATTATCGATGAATCCGATCGCTTGCAGTCCCTGGTCGATCGCATGCTGGCGTCCAACAAGCCCGCCTTGAAGAGCTTGCTGAACATACATAAGGTACTGGAGCGCGTAAGGCAACTGGTTCAGGTCGAGGTGGCGTCCACCGTGAAATTGATTCGGGATTACGACCCCAGTATTCCTTTGGTGTATGGCGATAGCGATCAACTTATTCAGGCGATACTTAACGTTGTGCGTAACGCGGCCCAGGCGGTCATGAGTCATGGAGAAATTATTATCCGTACGCGCGTATGCCGTCAGGTTACGTTGAATAACAAACGCCACCCTTTGGCGGCGAAAATCGACGTGATCGATAACGGCCCCGGTGTCAAGCCGGAGCTGCTGAACCAGATTTTCTATCCGATGGTAACCGGACGCGCCGAGGGTACCGGGCTGGGATTATCCATAGCGCAGACGCTGATCAGTCAGCATGGGGGGCTGATCGAGTGTGCAAGTAATCCAGGGCACACTATCTTTTCCGTTTTTCTTCCTGTGGAGACGCAACATGAGTAA
- a CDS encoding rhodanese-like domain-containing protein has translation MNIERILEFAGNHWMLAGGLLIVTLLLVQDIFDSLTRRYRTTTPNGAVALLNSDDAIIIDVRETAEFAKGHIENALHIPLSSLDGKLFELEPHKQTPVIITCQQGTRSASACKKLHKAGFTQVYDMKGGMLAWEDAKLPINRKRKK, from the coding sequence ATGAATATAGAAAGAATACTGGAATTTGCCGGCAATCACTGGATGCTCGCAGGCGGCCTGCTTATAGTCACCCTGCTGTTGGTACAGGATATTTTCGACAGCCTTACCCGCCGCTACCGGACTACGACGCCTAACGGCGCCGTAGCGCTGCTGAATAGCGACGATGCCATTATTATTGATGTCAGGGAAACTGCCGAGTTTGCCAAGGGACACATCGAAAACGCTCTGCATATACCACTGTCGTCTTTGGACGGAAAACTCTTCGAGTTGGAACCTCATAAACAGACTCCGGTTATCATTACCTGCCAGCAGGGCACCCGCTCCGCCAGTGCCTGCAAAAAACTGCATAAGGCAGGATTTACACAGGTTTACGACATGAAAGGCGGTATGCTCGCATGGGAGGACGCCAAACTTCCGATCAACAGGAAACGTAAAAAATAA
- the secB gene encoding protein-export chaperone SecB has protein sequence MADEEKNFALQKLYIKDISFETPNSPAIFTHAWEPEVEVSLASNAQILQENLFEVALTITVTVKIAEATAYLAEITQAGVFTLSGFDQQELSQMVGSYCPNILFPYGREVVSDLVTKGGFPPMLLAPVNFDALYMQHMQKLQEEGQAGNTAAFHNKTLN, from the coding sequence ATGGCCGATGAAGAAAAAAATTTTGCATTGCAGAAACTGTATATCAAGGACATTTCTTTCGAGACACCCAATTCTCCTGCCATTTTCACCCATGCATGGGAGCCGGAAGTAGAGGTCAGTCTTGCCAGCAACGCCCAGATATTACAGGAGAACCTGTTCGAAGTCGCGTTAACCATCACGGTTACCGTCAAAATAGCGGAAGCTACCGCCTACCTTGCCGAAATCACCCAGGCCGGCGTATTTACGCTTTCCGGATTCGACCAGCAGGAATTGTCGCAGATGGTCGGCAGCTATTGCCCCAACATTCTATTCCCCTATGGACGCGAGGTCGTATCGGATCTCGTTACCAAAGGAGGCTTTCCGCCGATGCTGTTGGCGCCGGTTAATTTTGATGCGCTTTACATGCAGCACATGCAAAAGCTTCAGGAAGAAGGGCAGGCAGGGAATACGGCGGCCTTTCACAACAAAACGCTTAACTGA
- a CDS encoding H-NS family nucleoid-associated regulatory protein: MGFSCGRSQVLVRFLAAQFCGPGTDATRGGAGRPPKWLQHYLQLGRSKEEFKI; the protein is encoded by the coding sequence ATTGGGTTTTCGTGCGGAAGATCGCAAGTCCTCGTCCGTTTTTTAGCGGCGCAGTTCTGCGGTCCAGGAACCGACGCTACCAGGGGCGGTGCCGGGCGACCGCCAAAGTGGTTACAGCATTACTTGCAGCTTGGCCGTAGCAAAGAGGAGTTCAAAATTTAG
- the ntrC gene encoding nitrogen regulation protein NR(I) → MSNSGQVWVVDDDRSIRWVLERALQKAGILPRCFSSAGQLLDALETSTPDAILTDIRMPGIDGLALLERLKASYPAIPVIIMTAHSDLESAVSAFHGGAFEYLPKPFDLDDAVDLIRRACSQGRRQRQERSEISDLAPAKTPEIIGEAPAMQEVFRAIARLARSHITVLINGESGTGKELVARALHRHSPRANKAFIALNMAAIPRDLLESELFGHERGAFTGAQSRRAGRFEQADGGTLFLDEIGDMPAELQTRLLRVLADGEFFSVGAHTPTRVDVRIIAATHQNLETLVAQGRFREDLFHRLNVIRVHIPPMRERRQDIPLLLRHFLLEASRELGVDAKVLLPDVEEYLCRLDWPGNVRQLENTCRWITVMAAGREVHLDDLPPELLQIRQHETVALAEGGWEAAFKRWVYDSLSRGGHNVAKDAIDVSEGILITTALQFTRGRRQEAAKLLGYGRNTLTRKISELKLDV, encoded by the coding sequence ATGAGTAATTCAGGCCAAGTCTGGGTTGTGGATGATGACCGTTCCATACGCTGGGTGCTGGAGCGGGCGTTACAGAAAGCGGGCATACTGCCGCGCTGTTTTTCGAGTGCGGGTCAGTTGCTTGACGCCCTGGAAACTTCCACCCCCGATGCCATTTTGACCGATATACGCATGCCCGGCATAGATGGTCTGGCGCTGTTGGAACGGCTTAAAGCCTCTTATCCCGCCATCCCGGTTATCATCATGACGGCGCACTCCGATCTCGAGAGCGCTGTTTCCGCCTTCCATGGCGGTGCTTTTGAATATCTGCCCAAACCATTCGATCTGGACGACGCGGTCGATCTGATCCGCCGCGCCTGCAGCCAGGGCCGGCGGCAGCGTCAGGAGCGCAGCGAGATTTCGGATCTGGCCCCAGCCAAAACCCCGGAAATTATCGGCGAGGCGCCGGCGATGCAGGAAGTATTCCGCGCTATCGCGCGTCTGGCGCGTTCGCATATCACGGTGTTGATCAACGGCGAGTCCGGCACCGGCAAGGAGTTGGTGGCAAGGGCTCTGCACCGGCACAGTCCGCGCGCCAACAAGGCGTTTATCGCGCTGAATATGGCCGCGATACCGCGCGACCTGCTGGAGTCTGAGCTGTTCGGGCATGAGCGCGGCGCATTCACCGGCGCGCAATCGCGGCGCGCCGGGCGTTTCGAGCAGGCCGACGGCGGCACGCTGTTTCTGGATGAAATCGGCGACATGCCCGCCGAGCTGCAAACGCGTTTATTGCGCGTGCTGGCGGACGGCGAATTCTTTTCGGTGGGCGCGCATACGCCGACGCGCGTCGACGTGCGCATCATCGCCGCCACGCATCAAAACCTCGAAACCCTGGTTGCACAGGGACGTTTCCGCGAGGATTTGTTTCACCGCCTGAACGTGATACGCGTGCATATTCCGCCGATGCGCGAACGGCGCCAGGATATCCCGTTGCTGCTCAGGCACTTCCTGCTGGAAGCCAGCCGGGAGCTGGGCGTGGACGCAAAGGTACTATTGCCCGACGTCGAAGAATACCTGTGCCGGCTCGATTGGCCTGGTAACGTCAGACAGCTCGAGAACACCTGCCGCTGGATTACGGTGATGGCGGCGGGGCGCGAGGTGCATCTCGACGACCTTCCACCCGAATTGCTGCAGATCCGGCAGCATGAAACCGTTGCATTGGCGGAGGGCGGCTGGGAAGCAGCTTTCAAGCGCTGGGTATACGACAGTCTGAGCCGGGGCGGACACAATGTCGCCAAGGACGCCATAGACGTTTCGGAGGGTATACTGATTACTACCGCGCTACAGTTTACGCGCGGGCGCAGACAGGAGGCGGCAAAGCTGCTGGGCTACGGCAGGAATACGCTGACGCGAAAAATCAGCGAATTGAAACTGGATGTATGA
- a CDS encoding ArsR/SmtB family transcription factor, with product MPSIPIITNDADVEEAALCLKSMSHPLRLKILCTLGKDELSVLDIVDKVGTSQSNISQHLGVLRGRGILSTRKDANKVFYFIKDPGTLRLIQLLKELFCKN from the coding sequence ATGCCCAGCATACCCATCATTACCAATGATGCCGATGTAGAGGAAGCGGCCCTATGCTTGAAAAGCATGTCGCACCCGCTCAGGCTGAAAATTCTATGCACCTTGGGTAAAGACGAGCTCAGTGTTCTGGACATCGTCGATAAGGTGGGTACATCGCAAAGCAATATTTCCCAGCACCTGGGAGTGTTGCGTGGACGAGGCATACTCTCCACGCGCAAGGACGCCAACAAGGTTTTTTATTTTATCAAGGACCCCGGAACCCTCAGGCTAATACAACTACTCAAAGAGCTGTTTTGCAAGAATTAG
- a CDS encoding H-NS family nucleoid-associated regulatory protein yields MSTYRELQKQIAVLTAQAEAMKAKVLAEIIAVLKETIQKYGITAAQLGFRAEDRKSSSVF; encoded by the coding sequence ATGTCCACCTATAGAGAACTGCAGAAACAAATCGCCGTACTCACCGCACAAGCTGAGGCAATGAAAGCAAAGGTGTTGGCCGAAATAATTGCCGTTCTCAAAGAGACAATACAGAAATACGGCATTACTGCCGCTCAATTGGGTTTTCGTGCGGAAGATCGCAAGTCCTCGTCCGTTTTTTAG
- a CDS encoding murein hydrolase activator EnvC family protein, which produces MLLILRATILIALMHAPAAFAGEGGLLDRVKSKISELRSLLRGAESDESPSVAQLRDIERRYGDAARLSAELKTKLDMQTETLRMLRQKKTRLGGKVLEHDRELMVQARAAYRLGKHEQLKLLLGQQDFSVYGRMLGYYAALTQARMREVQKLKDMLVKADALETAIVADTGRLEETRFQLHAQIEQLQQIKIARQEIVARLHKDPANRARAEELATSGKRLQSVLGDIKPGETAEAAPGAGWPVNGRILANYGAQRDGGRWDGVLIGAPEGSPVRAVSNGQVVYSDWLRGYGLLIIVDHGNRYMSLYAFNQTLYKKVGEQVRKGDVLALVGNSGGNESPGLYFGLRQNGRPVDPLQWCAQN; this is translated from the coding sequence ATGCTACTGATTTTAAGGGCAACTATTCTGATCGCGCTTATGCATGCGCCTGCCGCATTTGCAGGCGAGGGCGGTCTGCTCGACCGGGTAAAGTCCAAAATCAGTGAGTTGCGATCCTTGCTTCGAGGCGCTGAATCCGACGAAAGTCCTTCGGTGGCTCAATTGAGAGATATCGAGCGCCGCTACGGCGACGCAGCGCGTTTATCGGCCGAGCTGAAGACCAAACTGGATATGCAGACTGAAACCTTGCGTATGCTCAGGCAAAAAAAAACGCGTTTGGGCGGCAAAGTGCTGGAGCACGACCGCGAATTGATGGTTCAGGCGCGCGCCGCCTATCGTTTGGGAAAACACGAACAGCTTAAATTGTTGTTGGGGCAGCAGGACTTCTCCGTGTACGGACGCATGTTGGGGTATTATGCCGCATTGACACAGGCGCGTATGCGTGAAGTGCAAAAGCTTAAGGATATGCTGGTCAAAGCCGATGCGCTGGAAACGGCGATTGTAGCGGATACCGGCAGATTAGAGGAAACGCGCTTCCAGCTCCATGCTCAGATCGAACAGTTGCAACAGATTAAAATAGCACGGCAGGAAATCGTTGCGCGCCTGCACAAGGACCCGGCAAACAGGGCTCGGGCCGAGGAACTGGCGACCAGCGGTAAGCGTCTGCAATCCGTGCTGGGCGACATAAAACCCGGCGAGACCGCGGAAGCAGCGCCGGGCGCGGGCTGGCCTGTAAATGGCCGCATATTGGCAAACTATGGCGCACAGCGCGACGGCGGGCGCTGGGATGGCGTATTGATTGGCGCGCCGGAAGGCAGCCCGGTGCGCGCGGTTTCCAATGGGCAGGTGGTTTATTCCGACTGGTTGCGCGGTTACGGCTTGCTGATTATCGTAGATCACGGCAACCGCTACATGAGTTTGTACGCGTTTAATCAGACGCTCTACAAAAAAGTGGGCGAGCAGGTGCGCAAGGGCGACGTACTGGCGCTGGTTGGAAACAGCGGTGGAAATGAAAGCCCCGGTCTGTATTTCGGCTTGCGTCAAAACGGCCGTCCGGTTGACCCGTTGCAATGGTGCGCGCAGAATTAA
- a CDS encoding glycogen/starch/alpha-glucan phosphorylase produces the protein MPIRTLIKSQPKANFTDIRPLGKDAKNMAADIHRYFNYTLGRDKYCKSAHYTYNALALAVRDRLMEGWKKTHYAYRGESPRQTFYLSMEFLMGRTLGNAMLNLGLEEPIHKALHKFGLDLEELAEVEHDAGLGNGGLGRLAACFIDSCATLQLPVIGYGLRYEYGMFRQRIDNGYQAEEPDHWLRAGNVWELERPELTVRVHFYGHTETYADHAHHRRLRWVETQDVLVVPYDIPVPGYRNDTVNTLRLWKTVATDEFDLNEFNAGDYAGSVAGKNSAENISMVLYPNDASECGKELRLRQQYVLASASLQDVVRKWVIRHGHGEDFTHFAEQNCFQLNDTHPSIAVAELMRILMDEHLLSWDAAWKITTSTMAYTNHTLLPEALEKWSVGLMRYLLPRLMEIIFEINARFLAEVAQNWPGDSERLARMSLIEEDGDQKVRMAYLAIVGSYSVNGVAELHSNLLKQGLFKDFYELWPDKFNNKTNGITPRRWLGGCNPKLAELITANIGDGWTHDLTELKKLAPLVDDAAFRERWRTVKRVNKQRLLETIHASFETVDAASGASARSSSGEWEDSGSLGLHLTVGVDAMFDVQVKRIHEYKRQLLNVLHVIHLYDRIKHGEIANWTPRLVLFGGKAAPGYAMAKKIIKLINNVAHIVNHDPATAGLLSVVFLPNYRVSAMEVIAAAADLSEQISTAGKEASGTGNMKFMMNGALTMGTLDGANIEILEEVGGDNFFLFGLTAQQVEKLRPHYDPRHIIADDDDFSRVMHLLESSYFNQFEPGIFDDIINVIKSPKDPWMTAADFPAYVQAQRHAAEAFLDVDRWTQMSILNCAASGKFSSDRTIAEYNRDIWKLTPVKPVGDQEI, from the coding sequence ATGCCCATTAGAACATTGATCAAGAGCCAACCGAAAGCCAATTTTACCGACATACGCCCGTTGGGCAAAGACGCCAAAAATATGGCGGCGGACATACACCGTTATTTCAACTATACGCTGGGCCGCGACAAGTACTGCAAGTCAGCTCATTATACCTATAATGCGCTGGCGCTTGCAGTCAGGGACCGCCTGATGGAGGGCTGGAAAAAAACGCATTACGCTTATCGCGGCGAGAGTCCGCGTCAAACATTTTATCTGTCCATGGAATTTTTAATGGGGCGCACCCTGGGCAACGCCATGCTGAACCTGGGTTTGGAAGAGCCGATACACAAGGCCTTGCATAAGTTCGGACTCGATCTCGAAGAGCTCGCCGAAGTCGAGCATGACGCCGGGTTGGGTAATGGCGGTCTGGGGCGGCTGGCCGCCTGTTTTATCGATAGCTGCGCGACGCTGCAGTTGCCGGTAATCGGCTACGGCCTGCGTTACGAATACGGCATGTTTCGTCAGCGTATCGATAACGGATACCAGGCTGAAGAACCCGATCACTGGTTGCGCGCCGGTAACGTCTGGGAACTGGAACGGCCTGAGTTAACGGTCCGTGTCCATTTCTACGGACACACGGAAACCTATGCCGATCACGCGCATCACCGGCGGTTGCGCTGGGTGGAAACGCAGGATGTCCTGGTTGTCCCCTATGATATTCCGGTACCCGGATACCGCAACGATACGGTTAATACCTTGCGCTTGTGGAAAACGGTCGCGACCGACGAATTTGATTTGAACGAATTTAACGCCGGTGATTATGCCGGTTCCGTTGCCGGCAAAAACAGCGCTGAAAATATCTCCATGGTGCTGTATCCGAACGACGCCAGCGAATGCGGTAAGGAATTGCGTTTGCGCCAGCAATACGTGCTGGCGTCGGCCAGTTTGCAGGATGTCGTGCGTAAGTGGGTGATTCGCCATGGGCATGGTGAGGATTTTACTCATTTTGCAGAACAAAACTGTTTTCAGTTGAATGATACCCACCCCAGTATCGCAGTAGCTGAGCTGATGCGCATCCTGATGGATGAACACCTGTTGTCCTGGGATGCCGCCTGGAAAATCACGACATCAACCATGGCTTACACCAATCATACCTTGCTCCCCGAAGCGCTGGAAAAATGGTCGGTCGGTTTGATGCGTTATCTGTTGCCGCGCCTTATGGAAATAATTTTTGAAATCAATGCGCGGTTCCTGGCCGAGGTTGCGCAGAATTGGCCGGGCGACAGCGAACGTCTGGCGCGCATGTCTCTGATAGAGGAAGATGGTGATCAAAAGGTGCGCATGGCCTATCTGGCTATCGTTGGCAGTTATTCCGTCAATGGCGTGGCCGAGTTGCATTCCAACCTGCTTAAACAGGGATTGTTCAAGGATTTTTATGAGTTGTGGCCTGACAAGTTCAATAATAAAACCAATGGAATAACGCCGCGGCGCTGGCTGGGTGGATGCAACCCCAAGCTGGCGGAATTGATAACGGCCAACATCGGCGATGGCTGGACGCACGATCTGACGGAGTTGAAGAAACTGGCTCCGCTGGTCGACGACGCGGCGTTCCGCGAGCGTTGGCGCACGGTTAAACGCGTCAACAAACAACGGTTGCTGGAGACTATCCATGCCAGTTTCGAGACGGTGGATGCAGCGAGCGGTGCTTCGGCACGCAGCAGCTCGGGAGAATGGGAGGATAGCGGCAGCTTGGGTTTGCATCTGACTGTCGGGGTGGACGCCATGTTCGATGTTCAGGTCAAACGCATACATGAGTATAAACGCCAACTCCTGAATGTTTTGCATGTGATCCACTTATACGATCGCATCAAGCACGGCGAGATTGCGAACTGGACGCCGCGGTTGGTGCTGTTTGGCGGCAAGGCGGCGCCCGGCTACGCCATGGCCAAAAAAATTATCAAGCTCATTAATAATGTTGCGCATATTGTGAACCACGATCCGGCGACAGCGGGTTTGTTGAGCGTCGTGTTTTTGCCGAATTACCGTGTGTCCGCCATGGAGGTAATCGCCGCCGCCGCCGATCTTTCCGAGCAGATATCGACTGCGGGCAAGGAAGCGTCGGGTACCGGTAATATGAAGTTCATGATGAACGGCGCGTTAACCATGGGAACGCTGGACGGCGCCAATATTGAGATACTCGAGGAAGTGGGAGGTGATAATTTCTTTTTATTTGGATTGACTGCGCAGCAGGTTGAAAAACTGAGGCCGCATTACGATCCCAGGCATATCATTGCCGACGATGACGATTTTTCACGCGTCATGCATTTGCTGGAGTCCAGTTATTTCAACCAGTTCGAGCCGGGGATTTTCGATGACATTATTAATGTGATCAAGAGTCCGAAGGATCCGTGGATGACTGCGGCCGATTTTCCCGCTTACGTTCAGGCGCAACGCCATGCGGCGGAAGCATTTCTGGATGTAGATCGCTGGACGCAGATGAGCATACTCAATTGCGCCGCCAGCGGGAAATTCTCTTCCGATCGCACGATTGCCGAATACAACCGGGACATCTGGAAATTGACGCCGGTGAAACCGGTTGGAGATCAGGAAATCTGA
- a CDS encoding NAD(P)H-dependent glycerol-3-phosphate dehydrogenase, translated as MHNRPYIEVAGEADRICRSDPDNNSITVLGAGSWGTALALLLARNGLKVTLWGHQQTHMDQLHKDRSNERYLPQSAFPDNLTVTSDLAVAASCNHTILIVVPSRSFRETLQAIAPLIGDITRVAWATKGIELSSGKLLHIVAREELGKGRDFAFISGPTFAREVANDQPTAATVASENESFAMELASMLHGPAFRAYTTTDMIGAQLGGAIKNVLAIAVGMAEGLGFGANARSALITRGLAEMMPLGLALGARPETLMGLAGVGDLILTCTDNQSRNRRFGLGVGKGLPFDDVIRSIGQEIEGIDASAGIYRLAQQHGVEMPITEQVYKVLHEGLTPREAAHNLLMREQKPENKLRG; from the coding sequence ATGCACAATAGACCATATATAGAGGTTGCAGGCGAGGCTGACAGAATCTGCCGCTCGGATCCGGATAACAACAGCATTACGGTACTCGGGGCGGGTTCGTGGGGAACCGCGCTCGCGCTTTTGCTGGCGCGCAACGGCCTGAAGGTTACGCTGTGGGGACACCAGCAAACGCACATGGATCAACTGCATAAAGACCGCAGCAACGAACGTTACCTGCCGCAATCGGCGTTTCCCGACAACCTGACCGTTACATCCGATCTCGCTGTAGCGGCTTCCTGCAACCACACCATACTGATAGTCGTTCCCAGCCGTTCTTTCCGTGAAACCCTGCAAGCCATTGCCCCACTGATCGGCGATATTACCCGTGTTGCCTGGGCGACCAAAGGCATCGAGCTGTCGAGCGGAAAACTTCTGCACATCGTCGCCAGGGAAGAATTGGGAAAGGGCAGAGATTTTGCCTTTATCTCCGGCCCTACATTCGCCAGAGAAGTTGCAAACGATCAACCCACCGCAGCGACGGTAGCCTCGGAAAATGAAAGCTTTGCCATGGAACTCGCTTCGATGCTGCATGGGCCGGCCTTTCGCGCTTACACCACCACCGATATGATAGGCGCGCAACTCGGCGGCGCAATCAAAAATGTGCTGGCCATCGCTGTAGGCATGGCCGAGGGGCTGGGATTCGGAGCCAATGCCCGTTCCGCACTGATTACGCGCGGACTGGCGGAAATGATGCCGTTGGGATTGGCCCTGGGCGCGAGACCGGAAACGCTGATGGGACTGGCCGGCGTTGGCGATCTTATTCTTACCTGCACCGACAACCAGTCAAGAAACCGGCGTTTCGGCTTGGGCGTCGGCAAGGGACTGCCTTTTGACGACGTGATTCGAAGCATCGGTCAGGAAATCGAAGGCATAGACGCCAGCGCCGGCATTTACCGGCTTGCGCAACAGCATGGCGTGGAAATGCCAATCACCGAACAGGTTTACAAGGTGTTGCACGAAGGCCTTACCCCCAGAGAGGCGGCGCATAACTTATTGATGAGAGAGCAGAAACCTGAGAACAAATTGAGAGGCTGA